The following are encoded in a window of Sminthopsis crassicaudata isolate SCR6 chromosome 5, ASM4859323v1, whole genome shotgun sequence genomic DNA:
- the LOC141544490 gene encoding KRAB domain-containing protein 5-like isoform X2, with protein MCSGSLGPLPQSYDHFVFWKPHLCLQLPGSLEPEGMCPGSLRPLPQELVTFRDVAVDFTQEEWGLLDDPQKELYKEVMLENAWNLLSLGLLVPSEYVISYFNQRKSQWMLDQECLSCGSPDIP; from the exons aGCTATGATCACTTTGTCTTCTGGAAGCCACACCTGTGCTTGCAGCTCCCAG GGAGCCTGGAGCCAGAGGGAATGTGTCCCGGGAGCCTCAGACCTCTTCCTCAG GAGTTGGTGACATTCAgggatgtggctgtggactttACCCAGGAGGAGTGGGGTCTTTTGGATGATCCTCAGAAAGAGCTGTACAAGGAGGTCATGTTGGAGAATGCCTGGAACCTGCTCTCCCTGG GACTTCTAGTTCCCAGTGAATATGTGATCTCTTAttttaatcaaagaaaatcaCAATGGATGCTGGACCAAGAATGTCTGAGTTGTGGCTCTCCAG ATATTCCTTGA